The genome window CTAGGTAGCGGCAGGATAGTGCTGAGCTGTTTTTTGCTTTTTTGCGCGGTTTCGATGCTAAAATTCGGGCAAAAATTTATGGCGATTAAACCTTTTTGCCAAAAAAGCGAAGCGTTTAGCACGGCCGGGCCGCTTATGCCTTTGTGCGTGAAAAGTATGTCGCCCGCGAATTCTCGCGGCATTTTTGACTCGCGGTTTGCGGCGTTTTTGACGGCGTCTTTACCCGCGCAGCCTACGCGGATGCGGGCGGGGAAGCAAACTCCGCTTAGATTTTTGAACCAAAACTCCTCTTTTTGCACGGTAAATCCCACGAGCGCGGGCGCGGGCGGGATGACTTTGATGCCGAAGCTTTGCGCTATTTCGTAGCCGATATCGCTAGCGCCTAGGCTTTTGTAGCTTAGTCCGCCGCTAGCTACGACGAGGTTTTTGGCGTAAAATTTATCTTCGTTTTCGGCGAGTACTTCAAAAATTTCAGTCTGCTTGGATGTAAAATTCTGCAAATTTTTGCTATCAAATTTTGCCTCTTCGGCAAAAGAGGCGTCCAAAATTTCGCCGTTTTCATCGGTCAAAATTTTCCTCGCGCCTTTTACGCAAACGCCGCAAAATATTTGCACGCCGTTTTGTCTAGCGCGTTTTAAAAGCACGCCCAAAACGTCTTTTGCGCCGCTTTCGCAGAAAAATTGGCTTTGTTTCTGCTCGTTAAATTTTAGCTCGCCGAAAAAATTTAAAACGTCTTTGAAGTCTAGATTTTTTATGATATTTTTGACGAAATTTGCGTCGCCGAGGTAGTTTGACGCGTCTATGCGGCGGTTTGTGACGTTACACCTGCCTCCGCCGCTAGCTAGGATTTTCTTGCCGGGAGTTGCGTTTTTTTCGAGTATGGCGACGCTTTTACCGCGTAAATTCGCCGCCAAAAATAGCCCCGCCGCGCCCGCTCCGATTATCAAAACGTCGTAAATTTTGCAAATTTTAGCCATCATAAAACCTTAAAATTTACGCGCGGCAAAGCTAGCTAAAATCAAAAGCTGTTTTTTAGCGCTAGGAATTTTTGCTCTTGCACTTCGTCTAGTTTCATTTTTTCGTTGCGATTTACGAAAAGCTTAAAGATCACGTTGTGATTCGCGTCGTAAAAGTGCAGGCTGTGTCCGAGAAATCCCATAAATTTAGTACTCACAAAGCCGATGCTCGCGATAGATTCTTCTTTGAGGTGACCGCCCAAAAAGCCTGTTTTATCGGTGAAATTTAAAAACCCTTTCGCTTTTTTAGGCATAGGCACGCTAACCTTGATCTCGATGATAAACTCGGGCG of Campylobacter showae contains these proteins:
- the hutX gene encoding heme utilization cystosolic carrier protein HutX → MSDLKKQIDELFEDKKMSVYDAAKQLNVREYDILQYRGDDEFKEVGAENLMKIFEEVSTWGEMLFIKNTPEFIIEIKVSVPMPKKAKGFLNFTDKTGFLGGHLKEESIASIGFVSTKFMGFLGHSLHFYDANHNVIFKLFVNRNEKMKLDEVQEQKFLALKNSF
- a CDS encoding NAD(P)/FAD-dependent oxidoreductase, coding for MAKICKIYDVLIIGAGAAGLFLAANLRGKSVAILEKNATPGKKILASGGGRCNVTNRRIDASNYLGDANFVKNIIKNLDFKDVLNFFGELKFNEQKQSQFFCESGAKDVLGVLLKRARQNGVQIFCGVCVKGARKILTDENGEILDASFAEEAKFDSKNLQNFTSKQTEIFEVLAENEDKFYAKNLVVASGGLSYKSLGASDIGYEIAQSFGIKVIPPAPALVGFTVQKEEFWFKNLSGVCFPARIRVGCAGKDAVKNAANRESKMPREFAGDILFTHKGISGPAVLNASLFWQKGLIAINFCPNFSIETAQKSKKQLSTILPLPRRFTLEFLRAAGLSDKPYGEYKADEAAKISRLFAYEFAPAGTFGFERAEVTKGGVDTDALDANCGRGGTSGLYFIGEVLNVTGMLGGYNLHFAFACAANLARRLNAE